Proteins found in one Pseudomonas sp. P8_241 genomic segment:
- a CDS encoding DUF1329 domain-containing protein, with the protein MKITKSLFHAGVLGFSLLATSVMAAVPAAEADKLGKSLTPMGAEMAGNADGSIPAWKPMSKTAGTVDSKGFLSNPYASEKPLFTITAQNVDQYKEKLAPGQYAMFKRYPETFKMPVYPSHRGATVPDDVFAAIRKNATNTKLVSGGNGLENFETAVPFPIPKTGVEVIWNHITRYRGGSVTRLVTQATPQPNGSFSLVYFQDQFVFRDKMKDYDPANPGNILFYFKQKVTAPARLAGGVLLVHETLDQVKEPRSAWVYNAGQRRVRRAPQVSYDGPGTAADGLRTSDNLDMYNGAPDRYDWKLEGKKEMYIASDAYKLDDPTLKYADIIKAGHINQDLARYELRRVWHVVATLKEGQRHIYAKRDFYIDEDTWQAAVIDHYDGRGQLWRVAEAHAENYYDKQVPWYALEALYDLQSGRYLALGMKNEEKSAYDFGFTATTSDFTPAALRQEGVR; encoded by the coding sequence ATGAAAATAACCAAGAGTCTGTTCCACGCCGGTGTCCTCGGGTTTTCGCTGCTTGCGACCAGCGTCATGGCCGCGGTCCCTGCGGCCGAGGCGGACAAGTTGGGCAAGAGCCTGACCCCGATGGGTGCTGAAATGGCGGGTAATGCCGACGGTTCGATTCCGGCCTGGAAGCCAATGTCGAAAACGGCCGGGACTGTCGACAGCAAAGGCTTCCTGTCCAACCCATATGCCAGTGAAAAACCGCTGTTCACCATCACGGCGCAGAACGTCGACCAGTACAAGGAAAAGCTTGCCCCGGGCCAGTACGCGATGTTCAAGCGCTACCCGGAAACCTTCAAGATGCCGGTCTACCCGTCGCATCGCGGTGCGACCGTTCCGGATGACGTGTTTGCCGCCATCAGGAAGAACGCGACCAACACCAAACTGGTGTCCGGCGGCAACGGCCTGGAAAACTTCGAAACCGCAGTCCCGTTCCCGATTCCGAAAACCGGGGTTGAAGTCATCTGGAACCACATCACCCGCTATCGCGGTGGTAGCGTGACTCGCCTGGTCACCCAGGCCACGCCACAACCGAACGGTTCGTTCAGTCTGGTGTACTTCCAGGACCAGTTCGTGTTCCGCGACAAGATGAAGGACTACGATCCGGCGAACCCGGGCAACATCCTGTTCTACTTCAAGCAGAAAGTGACGGCTCCGGCACGTCTGGCCGGTGGTGTGCTGCTGGTTCATGAAACCCTCGACCAAGTGAAGGAACCGCGTTCGGCGTGGGTCTACAACGCCGGTCAGCGTCGCGTGCGTCGTGCTCCACAAGTGTCCTATGACGGCCCGGGTACCGCTGCCGACGGCCTGCGTACTTCCGACAACCTGGACATGTATAACGGCGCACCGGATCGTTACGACTGGAAGCTCGAAGGCAAGAAAGAAATGTACATCGCCTCCGACGCCTACAAGCTCGACGATCCGACGCTCAAGTACGCCGACATCATCAAGGCGGGTCACATCAACCAGGACCTGGCTCGTTACGAGCTGCGTCGTGTGTGGCATGTGGTTGCGACCCTGAAGGAAGGCCAGCGTCACATCTATGCCAAGCGTGACTTCTACATTGACGAAGACACCTGGCAAGCGGCGGTGATCGATCACTACGATGGTCGCGGTCAACTGTGGCGAGTTGCCGAGGCTCATGCCGAGAACTACTACGACAAGCAAGTGCCATGGTATGCACTCGAAGCGCTGTACGACCTGCAATCGGGCCGTTACCTGGCGCTGGGCATGAAAAACGAAGAGAAGTCGGCGTATGACTTCGGCTTCACGGCGACCACCAGCGACTTCACCCCGGCCGCGTTGCGTCAGGAGGGTGTTCGCTAA
- a CDS encoding 2-hydroxyacid dehydrogenase, translating to MTNTRRAVFLDHPSLDLGDLDLRPLRDCFSDLQLFPQTLPDQVIDHLKGATVAISNKIVIDAAAMAASPDLKLILITATGTNNVDLAAARAHGITVCNCQGYGTPSVAQHTIMLLLNLATRLADYQKAVGEGRWQQAKQFCLLDYPIVELEGKTLGLLGHGELGGAVARLAEAFGMRVLLGQIPGRPARPDRLPLEELLPQIDALTLHCPLNEHTRHFIGARELASMKPGAFVLNTARGGLIDEQALADALRNGHLGGAATDVLSVEPPINGNPLLADDIPRLIVTPHNAWGSREARQRIVGQVTENALGYFSGKALRVVS from the coding sequence ATGACGAACACTCGCCGCGCCGTTTTCCTCGACCATCCGTCCCTGGACCTCGGTGACCTTGACCTCAGACCGTTACGCGATTGCTTCAGCGATTTGCAGTTGTTCCCCCAGACCTTGCCGGATCAAGTGATCGATCACCTCAAGGGCGCCACCGTTGCCATCAGCAACAAAATTGTCATCGATGCCGCCGCCATGGCTGCCAGCCCTGATCTCAAGCTGATCCTGATCACGGCCACCGGCACCAACAACGTCGACCTCGCCGCCGCCCGTGCCCACGGGATTACCGTGTGCAATTGCCAGGGTTACGGCACGCCGTCGGTCGCACAGCACACCATCATGCTGCTGCTCAACCTGGCCACACGCCTGGCCGATTATCAGAAAGCCGTCGGTGAAGGGCGCTGGCAACAGGCCAAACAGTTCTGTTTGCTGGATTACCCGATTGTCGAACTCGAAGGTAAAACCCTCGGTTTGCTGGGACACGGCGAACTGGGTGGCGCAGTTGCGCGACTGGCCGAAGCGTTCGGCATGCGCGTGCTGCTCGGACAGATTCCGGGGCGCCCTGCCCGGCCGGACCGTTTGCCGCTGGAAGAGCTGCTGCCACAGATTGACGCGCTGACCCTGCACTGCCCGCTCAACGAACACACCCGGCACTTCATCGGTGCCCGGGAACTGGCATCCATGAAGCCCGGCGCATTCGTGCTCAACACGGCGCGCGGCGGTCTGATCGACGAACAAGCCCTGGCTGACGCCTTGCGCAACGGTCATCTGGGCGGAGCCGCCACCGACGTATTAAGTGTCGAGCCTCCGATCAACGGCAATCCACTGTTGGCCGACGATATCCCACGCCTGATCGTTACCCCGCACAACGCTTGGGGCAGTCGCGAAGCGCGCCAGCGGATCGTGGGTCAAGTGACTGAAAACGCCTTGGGATACTTCAGCGGTAAGGCGCTGCGGGTCGTCAGTTGA
- a CDS encoding DUF1302 domain-containing protein, giving the protein MTSVNQFWRRAKLPLAVSLASTLAGPAFGVSFNVGEIEGQFDSSLSIGASWSTESANKNLIGVNNGGRGLSQTSDDGHLNFKSGETFSKIFKGIHDLELKYGDTGVFVRGKYWYDFELKDESRPFKDISDSNRKEGAKSAGGQILDAFVYHNYAIADQPGSVRLGKQVVSWGESTFIGGGINSINPIDVSAFRRPGAEIKEGLIPVNMFYVSQSLTENLSTEAFYQIEWDQTVADNCGTFFSQPDVIADGCDNNLAVLRTQQSLRSALGPLATPALNVLSARGVTWGNPDEGVIVRRGPDRDARDSGQFGVSFKYMFDPLDTEFGAYFMNYHSRAPIFSGHGAPASAYNPQALGGALVGAGIPPQLAGAATAQLLPLVVAGNSSYYVEYPEDIRLYGLSFSTTLPTGTAWSGELSYRPNAPVQLNTTDILFSGLTPLNPSVSVLSGTPGQDQQGYRRKEVTQLQTTLTHFFDQVMGAERLTLVGEVGWTHVGGLEDSSEARYGRDPSYGPGPLPNNQCVVLNTGTLAGGAQNNVSRYCENDGFTTANSWGYRGRAIWEYNDVFAGVNLKPNVAWSHDVEGYSPGPGANFEEGRKAVSLGVDAEYQNTYTASLAYTNFFDGKYTTVDDRDFVALSFGVNF; this is encoded by the coding sequence ATGACATCAGTAAACCAGTTCTGGCGCCGGGCGAAATTGCCTCTGGCTGTCAGTCTTGCCTCTACGCTCGCCGGGCCAGCATTCGGCGTCAGTTTCAACGTTGGTGAAATCGAAGGTCAGTTCGATTCATCCCTGTCGATCGGTGCCAGTTGGTCTACCGAAAGTGCCAACAAGAATCTCATCGGCGTCAACAACGGCGGCCGTGGCCTGTCCCAGACCTCCGATGACGGTCACCTGAACTTCAAGAGTGGCGAAACTTTCTCGAAGATCTTCAAGGGCATTCACGACCTTGAACTGAAATACGGCGATACCGGCGTTTTCGTCCGTGGCAAATACTGGTACGACTTCGAACTGAAAGACGAAAGCCGTCCGTTCAAGGACATCAGCGACAGCAACCGCAAGGAAGGCGCCAAGTCTGCTGGCGGCCAGATCCTCGACGCCTTCGTCTACCACAATTACGCCATCGCCGATCAGCCGGGTTCCGTGCGTCTGGGCAAGCAGGTGGTGAGCTGGGGTGAAAGTACCTTCATCGGCGGCGGCATCAACTCGATCAACCCGATCGATGTGTCCGCGTTCCGTCGTCCAGGCGCCGAGATCAAGGAAGGCCTGATTCCGGTCAACATGTTCTATGTGTCTCAAAGCCTCACCGAGAACCTCTCGACAGAAGCTTTCTACCAGATCGAATGGGACCAGACCGTTGCCGACAACTGCGGCACGTTCTTCTCGCAACCCGACGTGATCGCCGATGGTTGTGACAACAACCTGGCCGTACTGCGCACCCAACAGAGCCTTCGCAGCGCATTGGGTCCCTTGGCGACGCCAGCCCTCAATGTCCTGTCTGCCAGGGGCGTGACCTGGGGCAATCCGGACGAAGGCGTTATCGTCCGTCGCGGACCGGATCGTGACGCTCGAGACAGTGGTCAGTTCGGTGTGTCTTTCAAGTATATGTTCGATCCGCTGGACACCGAATTCGGTGCCTATTTCATGAACTACCACAGCCGCGCGCCGATCTTCAGCGGCCATGGCGCGCCAGCCAGCGCCTATAACCCGCAGGCTTTGGGTGGCGCACTGGTGGGTGCCGGTATTCCGCCCCAGCTCGCAGGTGCTGCGACGGCACAATTGCTGCCGTTGGTGGTAGCGGGCAACTCCAGCTACTACGTCGAATACCCTGAAGATATCCGCCTGTATGGTCTGAGCTTCTCCACTACGTTGCCTACCGGTACGGCGTGGAGTGGTGAACTCAGCTACCGGCCGAATGCTCCGGTTCAGCTCAACACCACCGACATTCTCTTCTCCGGTCTGACGCCGCTCAACCCTAGCGTTTCCGTACTCTCGGGTACTCCAGGTCAGGATCAACAAGGTTATCGCCGCAAGGAAGTGACCCAGCTGCAGACAACGCTCACCCACTTCTTCGATCAGGTGATGGGTGCTGAGCGACTGACTCTGGTTGGCGAGGTTGGCTGGACCCACGTCGGTGGCCTGGAAGACAGCTCCGAAGCGCGTTACGGTCGTGACCCGAGCTACGGCCCTGGCCCGTTGCCGAACAACCAGTGCGTTGTGTTGAACACCGGCACTCTGGCGGGTGGGGCGCAAAACAACGTCAGCCGCTACTGCGAAAACGACGGGTTTACGACCGCCAACTCCTGGGGCTACCGCGGTCGCGCCATCTGGGAATACAACGACGTGTTCGCTGGTGTGAACCTCAAGCCCAACGTGGCCTGGTCCCATGACGTTGAGGGTTACTCCCCTGGCCCTGGCGCCAACTTCGAGGAAGGTCGCAAAGCAGTCAGCCTGGGTGTCGATGCCGAGTACCAGAACACCTATACCGCAAGCCTGGCCTACACCAACTTCTTCGACGGTAAATACACCACTGTGGATGATCGCGACTTCGTTGCGCTCAGCTTCGGCGTGAACTTCTAA
- a CDS encoding fatty acid--CoA ligase, translating to MLQTRVIPPAEGAYQYPLLIKRLLMSGARYEKTREIIYRDQLRYSYPTLIERVARLANVLTAAGVKAGDTVAVMDWDSHRYLECMFAIPMIGAVIHTINVRLSPEQILYTMNHAEDRFVLVNSEFTGLYNAIAGHLTTVEKTVLLTDLPEKTADLPNLIGEYEQLLAAASPQYDFQDFDENSVATTFYTTGTTGNPKGVYFTHRQLVLHTMGVSTIMGAIDSVRLLGTNDVYMPITPMFHVHAWGLPYVATMLGLKQVYPGRYEPEYLVELWRKEKVTFSHCVPTILQMVLNAKAAQNTDFGGWKIVIGGSALNRTLYEAAKAKGIQLTAAYGMSETGPLVSCAHLNDELMAGSEDERTTYRIKAGVPGPLVEAAIVDTEGNFLPADGETQGELVLRAPWLTEGYFNEPQKGAELWAGGWLHTGDVATLDSMGVIDIRDRIKDVIKTGGEWISSLDLEDLISRHAAVREVAVVGIADPQWGERPFALVVLREGQQIGARELKEHLKPFVELGHLSKWAIPSQIALVTEIPKTSVGKLDKKKIRVDITEWQATNSTFLSTL from the coding sequence ATGTTGCAGACTCGCGTTATCCCCCCAGCCGAAGGCGCTTACCAGTATCCGCTGCTGATCAAACGGTTGCTGATGTCCGGTGCCCGTTATGAGAAAACCCGCGAGATCATCTACCGCGACCAGTTGCGGTACAGCTATCCGACCCTGATCGAACGGGTGGCGCGTTTGGCCAACGTGTTGACGGCAGCCGGCGTCAAAGCCGGGGATACCGTGGCGGTCATGGATTGGGATAGTCATCGTTACCTGGAATGCATGTTCGCCATTCCGATGATCGGTGCCGTTATCCACACCATCAACGTGCGCCTGTCACCGGAACAGATTCTCTACACCATGAACCACGCCGAGGACCGCTTCGTGCTGGTCAACAGCGAGTTCACCGGGCTGTACAACGCGATTGCGGGACACCTGACCACGGTCGAAAAAACCGTGCTGCTGACCGATCTGCCGGAAAAGACCGCGGATCTGCCCAACCTCATCGGCGAATACGAGCAGCTCCTGGCTGCCGCGAGTCCACAGTACGACTTCCAGGATTTCGACGAGAATTCTGTCGCGACCACGTTCTATACCACCGGCACCACGGGCAACCCCAAAGGCGTGTACTTCACCCATCGGCAACTGGTGCTGCATACCATGGGCGTTTCGACCATCATGGGCGCGATCGACAGTGTCCGCCTGCTGGGTACCAACGATGTGTACATGCCGATCACTCCGATGTTCCACGTGCATGCCTGGGGCTTGCCGTATGTGGCGACCATGCTCGGCCTCAAGCAGGTATATCCGGGGCGCTATGAACCGGAATATCTGGTGGAGCTGTGGCGTAAAGAGAAGGTCACCTTTTCCCATTGCGTCCCGACCATTTTGCAGATGGTCCTCAACGCCAAGGCTGCACAAAACACCGACTTCGGCGGCTGGAAGATTGTCATCGGCGGCAGCGCGCTGAACCGCACTTTGTATGAAGCAGCCAAGGCCAAGGGCATCCAGCTGACCGCGGCTTATGGCATGTCGGAAACCGGGCCGCTGGTGTCATGCGCGCACCTCAACGATGAATTGATGGCTGGCAGCGAAGACGAGCGCACCACCTACCGTATCAAGGCCGGTGTGCCTGGGCCATTGGTGGAGGCGGCGATTGTCGATACCGAGGGTAATTTCCTGCCGGCCGATGGCGAAACCCAGGGCGAACTGGTGTTGCGTGCGCCATGGCTCACCGAGGGCTATTTCAACGAGCCGCAAAAAGGTGCCGAACTCTGGGCCGGGGGCTGGTTGCATACAGGGGACGTAGCGACTCTGGACAGCATGGGCGTGATCGACATCCGTGATCGCATCAAAGACGTGATCAAGACCGGTGGCGAGTGGATTTCCTCCCTGGACCTGGAGGACCTGATCAGTCGTCATGCGGCGGTACGCGAAGTAGCAGTGGTTGGCATCGCCGATCCGCAGTGGGGTGAGCGACCGTTTGCTTTGGTGGTGCTTCGTGAGGGGCAACAAATCGGGGCCCGGGAGCTCAAGGAACACCTCAAGCCTTTTGTGGAATTGGGGCACCTGAGCAAGTGGGCTATTCCGAGTCAGATCGCCCTTGTTACTGAAATTCCCAAGACCAGCGTCGGTAAACTCGACAAGAAGAAAATTCGCGTCGATATCACCGAATGGCAAGCCACCAACAGTACCTTCCTCTCGACGCTTTAA
- a CDS encoding LysE family translocator, translating into MYWTEFLTVALIHLLAVASPGPDFAVVVRESVTHGRRAGTWTALGVGTAIFLHVGYSLLGIGLIVSQSIMLFNALKWAAAAYLLYIGFKALRAQPAKPVADDLHKEAGERTARGAFTSGFVTNGLNPKATLFFLSLFTVVINPHTPLAVQAGYGVYLAVATAIWFCLVAMLFSQQRVRAGFARMGHWFDRTMGAVLIAIGVKLAFTEMH; encoded by the coding sequence ATGTACTGGACAGAGTTCTTGACCGTTGCCCTGATTCACTTGCTGGCGGTGGCCAGCCCCGGCCCGGACTTTGCCGTGGTGGTACGTGAAAGTGTTACTCACGGCCGGCGCGCTGGCACCTGGACTGCGCTGGGTGTGGGAACCGCAATTTTCCTGCACGTCGGTTATTCGCTTCTGGGCATCGGACTGATCGTCTCCCAGTCGATCATGCTGTTCAACGCGTTGAAGTGGGCCGCCGCCGCTTACCTGCTGTACATCGGTTTCAAGGCGCTGCGAGCGCAACCGGCCAAACCTGTGGCGGACGATTTGCACAAGGAAGCTGGCGAGCGCACTGCGCGTGGCGCTTTCACCTCAGGTTTCGTTACCAACGGTCTTAACCCGAAAGCCACGCTTTTCTTCCTCTCGCTGTTCACCGTGGTCATCAACCCCCACACACCGCTTGCGGTGCAGGCCGGCTATGGCGTTTATCTGGCGGTGGCAACGGCGATCTGGTTCTGCCTGGTGGCCATGCTGTTCAGCCAGCAGCGCGTACGCGCCGGTTTTGCCCGCATGGGGCACTGGTTCGACCGGACGATGGGCGCGGTGCTGATCGCGATTGGCGTGAAACTCGCGTTTACCGAGATGCACTGA